GGAGGTGACCGGTGGCAATCCGGCGTCCCCCGAGGCTGCCGCCGCGCCTGATGCTCAGCCGGCGCCCTAACGTTTGAGAAAACAAAAGGCCCCTCCTTCGAGGGGCCATTTTTTGTCGAAACTTTGAGTTCGGCCTAGGGCTCGACCGGGATGCTGTTTGCGTTCTCCTCACCGGACGGGTCCGGGATCGTCACGTTGACGGCGTTCTCGTTGGATCCCTCGGCGCCGGGACGGTTCTCGCCGCCGGTAGAAGGACGGTCGCCACCTGACATCTGTGAGGCGTCGATCGGGTCACTGGGGTTCTCATCGAATTCCATATCTCACCCTCCTCCTGTCGTGAGCTGGCACTTCCTTCTAAGACGTACCCATGCACTTATGTTCGAAACCGCACATGGACAAAATGAAAAGCGCCCCGGTAATCGGACCCCGGGGCGCTTGCTACCGATCGGTTCTGGGGGAGATCAGAACTTCTCGGGGAACTTCGCTACGGTCGCCTCGGCCAGCACCTTTGCGGTGGCGCTCATGTGGTGAGCGGCCTCACGGGTGCTGGATGCAGCCTTGGCCGGGTCCTTGGCGGCCTGTGCGTCGACGACCGCAATCAGGGTCGTTGCGTGGCCTTTGATCTCCTCTTCGACCGCAGCGGCCGGGAGGTTGTCGTTTACCTGGTTCATGGTCTCGCCGAAGGTCTTGGCGTAGCCCAGAAGCGATTCAACCGCCCTGGCTTTGCCGGCGGCGTCGCCCTTTGCTGCTGCCTGGGTGTAGGCAACGAACCCGGGGATGTGGCCTTCGCTCCTCCACAGGCCGTCGAATGCGGTGCCCACCTCGTCGCCGTAGGCAGAGCCGATGGCGCCGACGATGTCGGAGGTGTTGCTGGCGGTCGGGCCGTTCAGGGCTGCGGCTGCTGCCTCGAACTGCGGCTGGCGGCCGCCGATTGCCGCGCCGGTGGCGCTGACTGCGAGCAGGACGTGCTCTTGGAGCAGGGAGGTCATCCCTGCGCGAAGCTCGGAAGCCTGGTCGCTTGAGTCGCCCTCGAACTTGTTCGGGAACTTGGCGACGGTGGCACCTGCCAGCGTCTTGGCGAACTCGTCCATGTGGTGGTAGGCCTCACGAAGGTTGGTGTAGACGGCGGTCTGGTTGCCGGCCTTCTGAGCGTCGATCACTGCGAGAAGCGTGGTGGCGTGCATCTTGATGCCTTCTTCGACCGCTGCGGCCGGGAGGTTGTCGTTAACCTGGTTCATGGTCTCGCCGAAGGTCTTGGCGTAGGCCAGGAGGTCGGCGACTGCCTTTTCTTTGCCGGCGGTGTCGTTCTTGGCAACGGCCTGGGTGTAGGCAACGAACGCCGGAATGTGGCCCTCGCTCCTCCACAGCCCGTCGAATGCCGTGCCGGTCTCGTCGCCGTAGGCGGAGCGGACCGCCTCGATGATGTCGGCGCTGTTGCTGTCGGTCGGTCCGTTCAGGGCGGTGGCCCAGGCGTTGAAGCCTGCAGTGTCACCACGAAGGGCGGATCCGGTGGCCAGGGCGGCCAGGTAGACGTGCTCGCCCAAAAGGGCGGTGAAGCCGGAACGAAGGTCGGCGGCTGCCGTGTCGGCGGTGGGGACCGCTTCTTCGGTGCTTTCCGCCTCGGCCTCGTCGCCGCCGGTGCTGCAGGCGCCGCCCAGCAGGGCGACCGTCAGCAGCATCGCCAGCAGGCTCAAAATCTTCTTCTTAGCCATTCTCGTTACTCCTTGTTGTGGGGGAACTCGGGGGGGCCGATGGATTCGCGGTTAGTTAGGCGCCGACTCTCACCTCCCCGGTCATCGTTGCGGGGTGGATCTCACAGAAGTAGGTGAAGGTTCCGGCTTCATCGAAGGTGAACTTGAAGGTCTCGTCGGTAGCGAGCCGCTCCGAGCGGAACCTCTCGTCCGGATTCCCGGTGACCCCGCCGGCGGCCTGCTCGACGGTTCCCGAGGTGACGGTGTGGAATCCGGCGTCCTTCTGGGTCCAGGTGACCTCCTGGCCGGCTTTGACGTCGAGCTGCTTGGGGCGGTACTGGATCAGGCGCATCTCGACGGCGCCGCCCGAGCCTGACGAGTGGCCGGCGTGGGTGCCCATGGCGGAGGCCGACGGGGACGACCCGGCGCTCGCCGCATCCGAGGGAGCTTCTTTCGAGGAGCCGCAGGCGGCCAGCATCAGAACAGCCGTCACCGCCAGGCTCAACTTGATGCGATGGAACTTGGTGCGGCTGGTTTTCACTGGCTTACCTCCTGGATACCTGTCAAAGGGGTATACGGAGCAGAGCGCCTTCTGGATTGGAGGGGGTCGTTACGAGTTGTTTTCGAAACGGTGCCGTGCGGACTGGTACAGTCCTGTAGTGAGTCCTAAGGCGCTGCGAAGCTTCACGGTCCGCGCGCGTCTCCCCGAGGCGCTTGCCCCACTGGAAGAAATCGCGATGAACCTCCGCTGGTCGTGGGACAACCGCGCCCGGGACCTCTTCCGCTGGGTCGACCCCAACGCGTGGGAGGCCACCGGCGGCGACCCCCTCAAGGTCCTCGGCACCGTAAGCCGCAAGCGGTTCGAGGACCTGGTGCAGGACCGCTCCTTCATGGAGTTCCTGAAGGAGGTCCACGTCGAGTTCACCAACTACATGACGTCGGACCGGTGGTTCCAGAACCGCAACAGCCCTCTGAAATCCGTTGCCTATTTCTCCCCCGAGTTCGGCCTGACCGAGACCCTCCCGCAGTACTCGGGAGGCCTGGGGGTGCTTGCCGGCGACCACCTCAAGGCCGCCAGCGGCCTGGGCATCCCGATCATCGGGGTCGGCCTGTTCTACCGGGAGGGTTACTTCCGCCAGGAGCTGAACGCCGACGGGCAGCAGCAGGAGCGCTACCTGCAGCTCGACCCCTACGGCATGGCTCTGACCCGGATGAAGGAGGAGATCGAGGTCAGCCTCGCCGGGGTGCCGCTGAAGGCCCAGATCTGGAAGGCGTGCGTCGGCCGGGTGAAGCTGTACATGCTCGACTCGGACGTCGACGGGAACGACCCGGATCTCCGGCTGGTCACCGACCGCCTCTACGGGGGCGACGAGGAGCACCGGATGGCGCAGGAGATCCTGCTGGGCGTCGGAGGCATCCGGGCGCTGGAGGCTGTCGGCGAGGACCCGCAGGTCTTCCACATGAACGAGGGCCACGCCGGCTTCTTGAGCCTGGAGCGCATCCGCAAGTTCATGGTCGACGACAAGCTCACCTTTGCCGAGGCGGTGGAGGCCAACCGCGCAGCGACGGGGTTCACCACCCACACGCCCGTCGCCGCCGGCATCGACAGGTTCCCGCGGGCCCTCATGGAGCGCTACTTCAAGACCTGGACCGAGGAGTGCGGAGTCACCTTCGACGAGTTCATGGCAATCGGCCAGGAGCCGGGCGCCGACCCTTCGTCCCACTTCAACATGGCCGTCATGTCGCTGCGGCTGGCCTCCCGGGCCAACTCGGTCTCAGCGCTGCACGGCCAGGTAAGCCGGCAGATCTTCCACGGCCTTTGGCCCGAGATCCCGGTCGAGGAGGTCCCCATCGGCCACGTCACCAACGGCGTTCACGCCCGCAGCTGGGTGTCGTCGGGCATGGCCAAACTCTTCGACCGATACGTCATGCCCGACTGGGACCAGGCCAACGACGACCGCTGGGCCCAGATCCGCTCCGCCCGGGACGACGAGGTCTGGCGGGTCAAGGAGAACAACCGGGAGCAGCTCGTCCTGAACGCCCGGACGCTCCTCAAGGCCGGGCTCATCCAAAGCGGGGCCGGCGGCGTGGACGTCGACTGGGCCGACCGGGTTCTGGACTCCCGCTACCTCACCATCGGCTTCGCCCGGCGGTTTGCCGAGTACAAGCGGGCCACCCTTCTATTCCAGTACCCCGAACGCCTGAAGGCCCTGCTGCTGAACGCCGAGCGGCCGGTGCAGATCGTCCTGGCCGGCAAGTCCCACCCCAAGGACGAGATCGGCAAAGGCATCATCCGCGAGATCGTCCAGTTCGCCAAAGACCCGCTGGTGCGCCACCGGGTGGTCTTCATCCCCGACTACGACATGCACATCGCCCGCATGCTCTACCAGGGCGCCGACGTCTGGCTGAACAACCCCCGTCGCCCGCTGGAGGCATGCGGGACCAGCGGCGAAAAGGCCGCGCTGAACGGTGCGCTCAACCTGTCGATCCGGGACGGTTGGTGGGACGAGATGTTCAACGGGGAGAACGGCTGGGCCATCTCGTCTGCTGAAACTTACGACGACCTGCGGAAGCGCGACGAGCTGGAGGCGATGAGCCTGTTCGAGATCCTCGAGCGACAGGTCGTCCCCAAGTTCTACGACCGCACCGACGGCCCGGTCCCCCGGGAGTGGGTCCGGATGATCAAGTCGTCCCTGTCGACCCTCGGCCCCCAAGTCACCGCCGCCCGCATGCTGCGTGACTACCTCGACCTGATGTACGAGCCGCTGGCCCGCAACGTCGAGACCCTCTACGCCGGCAACTACCAGCTGGCCAGGGGCCTGTCGGAGTGGAAGCAACGGGTGAACGCCGGCTGGAAGGCGGTCAAGGTCTTCGACGTGAACGAGGTCGCACCCGCCCCGGCCGGCCGGGGCGACACCCGCACGGTCAACGCAGTCGTCGAGTTGGGCTCACTCAGCCCGGACGACGTGGCAGTCGAGCTGATCCACGGCCCCGTGGGCCCCGGCGACGAACTCCAGGAGACCCAGGCGGTGAGGATGCAGCTTCAGGGCGATGCGCAGGGCGGGCGCTACAGCTACGAGGGCACGTTCGTCTGCGAGCTTGCCGGTCGGTACGGTTTTGCGGTCCGCGTCATCCCGTCGCACCAGAACCTCACTTCCTTCGCCGAGATGGGCTTGATAGCCTGGGCTTAGCCCGTACCGGGAGCCCTCCTTGGAACAGCAGCCCAACATCGTGCCACCCCGCAGGACCGAGCCCCTCGCAGTCGGGTCGCTGGTCTTCGGGATCCTCGGGCTCGTCACGGGGCTGGCCCTGATCCTGAGCCCGATCGCGCTGATCATGGGCATAAGAGCCAAACAAAGGATCACCGCCAGCGGCGGCACGATGGAGGGCTACGGGATCGCCCAGGCGGGGTTCGTGCTGGGGGTCATCGGAACCGTCATCGCCGGCCTGTTCGTGCTCTTTTTGGGCTTTTGCCTGGTGGCGGTCTCTAGCGGGTCGATGTACGGGTAAGCGAGCCCGGGCTACGCCGCAGCAGCCGGTCCGAACCAGGTGGTCAGCGCCTCCGCGAGGCCGATCTGGGCTCCCTCACCCGCCCAGGCGACATATCCGTCGGGCCGGATCAGTACGGCGGTCGGAGCAGCTACTTCCCCGAGGACCGGAAGCTCCCACTTGCCCCCGTACTCCGCGTCGACCCTTCGCACCCGGTCCGCCCATGGGGTGATGTCGATGGCGCCGGGCTCACCTAGGTTGAGCAGCACCGGCCGGGCCTTGTGCAGCAGGGTGAAGACCCGCATCGGACCGCCGTCTCTGACCAGGTCCAGATCGGGCATCCGCCGCCCGAGCAGCGGGTGTCCTTCGCCGAGGTCGTAGTGGATGTCCAGGCCCGACTGCATCGCCGCGTACCGCTTGCGAGGCTCCTCCATGCTCAAAAGGTCGCCGACGGTGTCCCGCAAGGCATCAAGGCGAGGTTCGGAGGGGCGCATGAGAACGGTCTGCGCCATCGTGTTGCGCAGCACGCGGGCGGCGACCGGGTGGCGCTCGGCGTGGTAGGTGTCCAGCAGGCTTTCCGGCGCCGTCCCGAGGACCACCTGGGCCAGCTTCCATCCGAGGTTCACCGCATCCTGCACCCCGGTGTTGAGACCTTGTCCTCCGACCGGAGAATGAATGTGCGCCGCGTCGCCGGCCAGCAGGACCCGTCCCTTGCGGTATTCCGCGGCCTGCCGGGTTGCGTCGGTGAACCTGGAGATAAAAGTGGGGCTGTGGATCCCGTAGTCGGTCCCGTACACGGCGATGAGACCCTCGCTGAGATCGCTGAGGGTGGGCTCGCTCGTGCCAACCTGCGACTCGGTCAGCATGACCCCGACCGTTCCCCCCTTCCCGTATTTCACCTCGCCGTCGACGATCTCGTACTCCACCTTGCCCAGGGCGTGCGTGCCCGAGGGAGTGCGGCGGATGCCCAACTCCGGCTCCTCGGTCATCTCAACCTGCGCGATGAGGGAGCTGGTCGTCGGGTCCCAGCCGGGGAACTCGATGCCGGCTGTCTTACGAACCAGGCTGCGTCCTCCGTCGCACCCGACGAGGTATTTGGCCCGAAGCGACCGGCCGTCCGACAGCGCTACGTCCACGCCCGTGTCGCCCTGCACGAATCCGGTCACCTCGTTTCCGTAGTGGACCGGCACCTTCAACTCGGCCACCCACCCCGCCATGATGCGCTCAATGTGCTTCTGCCACAGCCCGAGCCCGTAGTTGTGCCGGGTGGGAAAGTCGCTGATGTCCAGGCGGGCCACGGCGAACCCCGTCACCTGGGCAATCTGCCCCTCCGATAAGAACCGTTCGACGATTCCCCGCTGATCGAGGACCTCGAGGGTGCGCGACAGCAGCCCGCCCGCCCGCGATCCGGGGAGGTCCTGGTTCGGGCGCCGCTCGACAATACAAGCGTCCACGCCCGCCAGCGTCAGCTCGGCCGCCAGCATCATCCCCGTAGGGCCCCCGCCGGCGATCACCACGTCGTGTTCCGACAACTCAGGCATTCTTGCCTCCATTTCTGCAGGTTTTGGCCTGCGGCGGGCGATTATGCGGCACCGGGGGGGTCTTGCCGCAAGCCCCCCTGTCCGGTATAAATTGAAGTGGAGGAAGCGGGTAACCGGGATCTAATCCTCAGCCTCCTCGATCAAGGAGCCCCCGCTGAGCGTTCCTCCCCCTGATCGTCCAAAGGCCGACGCAGGCGCGGTCATCTCCGTCATTGTCGGAGCATTCGGCATCGTCACGGTCTTCCTCTCCCCCGTCCTTGGTCCGATCACCCTTACCGGTGGGCTGTCGGCAAAGAAGCGCATCGCGGCTAGCGGTGGGGCCATCGGGGGAGCGGGGGTGGCCCAGGCGGCTTACGTGCTCGGCATAATCTGCACCGTGATGGGCGCTTTCGTCATTCTGGCGATCGGCGCTTGCTTCGTGATGCTGGCCGGGATCTAGCCCGCGCAGGTCACCTCGAGCTCCCCGGCGCCCAGGAACTCCGCCAGGCTCTCCGCTTCCGCTTTCACGCCCTTTTTCGCCCACGCCGGCAGCGGCACGAACGGTTCGACGTTGACCTTCAGCCGCCCGCCTTTTACCTCGTGGGACCAGACGCCGTCCATGCGGCCGCCGACCAGCAGCACAGGTGAGATCCACCCCTGGGGGCGATAGATGCGGGCCTTGAAGGGGCCGGGGGTCAGATGGTCGGCCTGTTTGGTCGCCGCGATCACGTACTGGTCGAACGCAGGGACCAGGTTGACCTTCTTCGCCGGCTTGGCCGCCGCCGCCGCACCGACATCCGCCGACAGCATCCAGCAGACGGTCCCCTCGACGTTCACCGCGGCCACGTCGTCCCCCAGCTTCTTGATGCGGGCAAGGGCCTTGGCCGGCGAGATCGCCCACCACCGGCCGTACTCCTCCCGGGTGGACGGGCCGTTGGAGCCGAGGTACCGGCGGGTGATCTCCATCAGGGCTTCGTCGGGGTCGACCTCGTTCCGGCCGCCCAGCCACGACTCGGGATGGGTGAACCCAACCTTCTGGCCGGTGCTCGGGCCGAAGCAGAGCTTGCCGTGAAAAGAGGCCGGCTTCAGCATCGATCCCCAGCTTTCCCGCATCTTCTCCCCCAACTCGGCGGAGCCGGCTCGTTCCGCAACCGCCTCAGCCAGGCCGTCGCGAGTAAGCACCTGCCCATGGAGAACCTCGCCAATGGTTTCCACCATCAGGTCGAACTGGTCGCGACTAAGGCCGAAGTATTTGAACCAGGAGGGTTTCAGGTAGTGGTCGTAGGTCGACAGTCCGGCCTGCCAGGTCCAGTACTCGGCAGCCGGGAGCAGGTGCAGCGTTCCCCGCATCGCCCACAGCTTGACCAGGCTCCGGTCCTCCCAAAGCGCCTTCGTCGCCGCCCCGTTCGTTATGCCGTCCACACGGGCCCACAGCGTCAGCTCGGCGGAGGACAGAACCTGGGCATGCAGGCCGCAGATCCGGCCGGCCACCTCGAGCATGCGCTTGCGGGGAGCCCGCTCCGCCAGCCCCTGGCGTTCCAGCCGCCACGCCCGTACGTTCTCCCAGGTCAACGACTCCATGGGCGGCAGGCTAACCCACGGGAAGCTTCGATCTAGGGACCATTTAAGATCGATGCAGCGGCGAATGTAGATCTGGAGGCCCATGAGACCGGCGGTAACCCGAAAGCTGAAGGCGGCGCTTTGCGTGACCCTTCTCGCGACCCTCCTGGGCGCCTGCTCGGAATCCCCGGAGGACGCTCCGCAGGCCAAGCGGATCGCGTCCACCGCTAAGATGTCGATAATCGAACCGGCTCAGGGCGCCCAAATCACCGGCCCGAAGATGCGGGTGACCATCTCGCTCGAGGGCGGCACGATCGTTCCCGAGGCGACCAAGGACATCAAGCCCGACGAGGGCCACATGCACCTCAGCCTCGACGGCCAGCTGGCGACCATGACCTACGGGCTGGACCAGGAGATCGAGGTCACGCCGGGCCGGCACATCCTCCAGGCCGAATACGTCGCCGGGGACCACGCGCCGTTCAACCCGAGGATCATTCAAGCCCGCCAGATCGAGGTCAAGTGAGGGGACAGGAGCCGCGCGGCCGCTCCTGGGAAGCACCCCTGGCAGTGGCGGGGGGCACCCTTGCCCTGGTCGCCCGGGCACCTTCACCTTTCGCAGTAGCCGTGACCGCCGCCGTCGGAGCCGTCGGTGGGCTCGTGGCGGTGCGCTCATCCGAGGCCCTGTCCGGCGGCCGCACGCGCTGGCTGTTGGCGGTGGCGCTGGGGTCGGTTCCTTTCCTGGCGGCGTCGACCCTGCTGATGAACAACCCGCTCCCCCGCGCCGCAGGGGTCGCAATCGCATCGAGCGTCGTCGCCGCAATCGCCGAGGAGATCTTCTTCCGCCGCCTGGTCTACGGCTGGCTGGAGAGGTGGGGCGCCGCCCTGGCGATTGCCGGGTCGGCCGCGTTGTTCGCAGCCATCCACGTTCCCGTCTACGGGTTGGGGGTCCTGCCGCTCGACTTCGCCGCCGGCCTCATCTTCGGCTGGCAACGACGGGCGACCGGCGGCTGGACCGCTCCGGCGGCCACCCACGTGTTCGCCAACCTGTTGGCGTCGCTCTAGATGGCCGCATCGAACCGCAAGCTGGCGGTGCAGGGCCTGGCTGTGGTGCTGGCCTACCTGTTGATCGCATGGGCATCGGTGCAGGCGGGCCTGGTTTCCCGCAGCCCGCTCTACGACGGCCTGGCCGACATCCCGCTCTACCGCTGGGTGAACCCGCCCGAAGAGCGTGAGGGCAGCAACGAGGTCCCCGAGGCCGAGACGTTCGAGGTAACAGTCACCACCTCCGGGCAGGCCGACCCCGGCTCGGTCACCACGGCCGACGGCCAGATGACCCTGACCTTCAACTACCTCCCGCCGACCCCCGAGCCCTACAACTTCACCCTTTCGATGACCCCGCTCGACCCGGCGGAGGTGGCCCCGGCGCCCGAGGGTTTCTACTTCGACAGCAACGCCTACGAGTTGAAGGCGGTGAACGCCGGTACAGGCGCTCCGGTGGAAGGCAGCTTCACTGCGATCATGCGGTTCTCGGTTCACGGGCCCCAGATCCTGACCCTCCAGGACGGCGCCTGGACCCCCCTGGCCGACCCTCTTCTCACCGACGCCGACCTCCAGGTGAGCGCAGAGACCCCGGCAAACGGTACCTTCGTCGCCGCCGGCACCGGCGAAAGGCCGCTGGAGGACACCAACCGGGGAGAGTCCTTCCCATGGTTCAGCACGATCATCGGGTCGATCGGCCTGCTGCTACTTTTTGCCGCTGCGATAATCGCGTTCCGCCGCCGCAACGCGTAGCAACCGTCCGAAAGGCGTAAGCGACCCAACCCGCGGTACGGTGGAGCGGTTCGCGCTAAGCTAAGTAAGTTTTCAACGGTAGAAAGTCGCTTAAAGGGCAGAGCACCTACCTCCTGCCGACCCCGAGGAGCACATGCACTACACACTGACCCACCTCCGTGCGCTGGAGGCCGAGGCCATCCACATCTTTCGTGAGGTGGCCGCAGAGTTCGAAAAGCCGGTTCTGCTGTTCAGCGGCGGCAAGGACTCCATCGTCATGCTCCAGGTGGCCAAAAAGGCGTTTTACCCGGCGCGCATCCCCTTCCCCCTGATGCACATCGACACCGGGCACAACTTCGAGGAGGTCCTGGAGTACCGGGATCGCCGGGTCGACGAGGTCGGCGCCCGGCTGGTCGTGGCATCGGTGCAGGAGTCGATCGACAAGGGCCGCGTCGTCGAGGACAAGCGGCCCGGCGCCTCCCGCAACCAGCTTCAGACGACCACCCTTCTGGATGCGATCGAGCACCACGGGTTCGACGCGGTCTTCGGCGGCGCCCGCCGGGACGAGGAGAAGGCCCGGGCCAAGGAGCGGGTCTACAGCTTCCGAGACGACTTCGGCCAGTGGGACCCCAAGAACCAGCGGCCCGAGTTATGGAGCCTCTACAACGGCAGGCACAAGCCGGGAGAGCACATCCGGGTCTTCCCGCTCTCGAACTGGACCGAGCTGGACATCTGGCAGTACATCGAGGAGGAGGACATCCCGCTACCCTCCATCTACTTCGCCCACAAGCGCCCGGTGTACCTGAGCAAGGGCATGTTGATGGCCGTCCACCCGATGGCGCCGGCCCCCGACGGCGCCGACATCTTCGAAGCGATGGTCCGTTACCGGACGGTCGGCGACGCTTCGTGCACCGCTGCGATCGAGAGCACGGCCGACACCGTCGAGAAGGTCATCGCCGAGGTTGCCGCCACCCGCCTCACCGAGCGGGGGGCAACCCGTGCCGACGACCGGGTCAGCGAAGCCGCCATGGAAGACCGCAAGAAACTGGGCTACTTCTAATGGAGCTATTGCGATTCGCCACCGCCGGGTCGGTCGACGACGGCAAGAGCACCCTCATCGGGCGCCTGCTCTACGACTCCAAGCAGATCTTCGAGGACCAGTGGGAGGCGGTCGAGCGGACCTCCCGGGACCGGGGCGAGAGCTACACCAACCTGGCGCTGCTGACCGACGGCCTGCGGGCCGAGCGGGAGCAGGGCATCACCATCGACGTCGCCTACCGCTACTTCGCCACACCCAAGCGCAAGTTCATCATCGCCGACACCCCGGGCCACGTTCAGTACACCCGCAACATGGTCACCGGCGCCTCCATGGCCGACCTGGCGCTGATCCTGGTGGACGCCCGCAACGGCATCCAGGAGCAGAGCCGCCGCCACGCCATCCTCACCACGCTCCTTCGGGTCCCCCACATCGTGCTGTGCGTGAACAAGATGGACCTGGTCGACTACAGCGAGGACGTCTTCGAGTCGATCAAAGAGGAGTTCAGCGAGTTCGCCGCCAAGCTCGAGATGGGCGACCTGTCGTTCGTGCCGATCTCGGCGCTGAACGGGGACAACGTCGTCACCCGCTCGGCCAACATGCCCTGGTACGAGGGGGGCTCGCTGCTCCACCTGCTGGAGGACGTGTTCATC
The sequence above is a segment of the Actinomycetota bacterium genome. Coding sequences within it:
- a CDS encoding plastocyanin/azurin family copper-binding protein, which produces MKTSRTKFHRIKLSLAVTAVLMLAACGSSKEAPSDAASAGSSPSASAMGTHAGHSSGSGGAVEMRLIQYRPKQLDVKAGQEVTWTQKDAGFHTVTSGTVEQAAGGVTGNPDERFRSERLATDETFKFTFDEAGTFTYFCEIHPATMTGEVRVGA
- the glgP gene encoding alpha-glucan family phosphorylase; its protein translation is MSPKALRSFTVRARLPEALAPLEEIAMNLRWSWDNRARDLFRWVDPNAWEATGGDPLKVLGTVSRKRFEDLVQDRSFMEFLKEVHVEFTNYMTSDRWFQNRNSPLKSVAYFSPEFGLTETLPQYSGGLGVLAGDHLKAASGLGIPIIGVGLFYREGYFRQELNADGQQQERYLQLDPYGMALTRMKEEIEVSLAGVPLKAQIWKACVGRVKLYMLDSDVDGNDPDLRLVTDRLYGGDEEHRMAQEILLGVGGIRALEAVGEDPQVFHMNEGHAGFLSLERIRKFMVDDKLTFAEAVEANRAATGFTTHTPVAAGIDRFPRALMERYFKTWTEECGVTFDEFMAIGQEPGADPSSHFNMAVMSLRLASRANSVSALHGQVSRQIFHGLWPEIPVEEVPIGHVTNGVHARSWVSSGMAKLFDRYVMPDWDQANDDRWAQIRSARDDEVWRVKENNREQLVLNARTLLKAGLIQSGAGGVDVDWADRVLDSRYLTIGFARRFAEYKRATLLFQYPERLKALLLNAERPVQIVLAGKSHPKDEIGKGIIREIVQFAKDPLVRHRVVFIPDYDMHIARMLYQGADVWLNNPRRPLEACGTSGEKAALNGALNLSIRDGWWDEMFNGENGWAISSAETYDDLRKRDELEAMSLFEILERQVVPKFYDRTDGPVPREWVRMIKSSLSTLGPQVTAARMLRDYLDLMYEPLARNVETLYAGNYQLARGLSEWKQRVNAGWKAVKVFDVNEVAPAPAGRGDTRTVNAVVELGSLSPDDVAVELIHGPVGPGDELQETQAVRMQLQGDAQGGRYSYEGTFVCELAGRYGFAVRVIPSHQNLTSFAEMGLIAWA
- a CDS encoding DUF4190 domain-containing protein, with the translated sequence MEQQPNIVPPRRTEPLAVGSLVFGILGLVTGLALILSPIALIMGIRAKQRITASGGTMEGYGIAQAGFVLGVIGTVIAGLFVLFLGFCLVAVSSGSMYG
- a CDS encoding FAD-dependent monooxygenase, coding for MSEHDVVIAGGGPTGMMLAAELTLAGVDACIVERRPNQDLPGSRAGGLLSRTLEVLDQRGIVERFLSEGQIAQVTGFAVARLDISDFPTRHNYGLGLWQKHIERIMAGWVAELKVPVHYGNEVTGFVQGDTGVDVALSDGRSLRAKYLVGCDGGRSLVRKTAGIEFPGWDPTTSSLIAQVEMTEEPELGIRRTPSGTHALGKVEYEIVDGEVKYGKGGTVGVMLTESQVGTSEPTLSDLSEGLIAVYGTDYGIHSPTFISRFTDATRQAAEYRKGRVLLAGDAAHIHSPVGGQGLNTGVQDAVNLGWKLAQVVLGTAPESLLDTYHAERHPVAARVLRNTMAQTVLMRPSEPRLDALRDTVGDLLSMEEPRKRYAAMQSGLDIHYDLGEGHPLLGRRMPDLDLVRDGGPMRVFTLLHKARPVLLNLGEPGAIDITPWADRVRRVDAEYGGKWELPVLGEVAAPTAVLIRPDGYVAWAGEGAQIGLAEALTTWFGPAAAA
- a CDS encoding winged helix DNA-binding domain-containing protein, whose product is MESLTWENVRAWRLERQGLAERAPRKRMLEVAGRICGLHAQVLSSAELTLWARVDGITNGAATKALWEDRSLVKLWAMRGTLHLLPAAEYWTWQAGLSTYDHYLKPSWFKYFGLSRDQFDLMVETIGEVLHGQVLTRDGLAEAVAERAGSAELGEKMRESWGSMLKPASFHGKLCFGPSTGQKVGFTHPESWLGGRNEVDPDEALMEITRRYLGSNGPSTREEYGRWWAISPAKALARIKKLGDDVAAVNVEGTVCWMLSADVGAAAAAKPAKKVNLVPAFDQYVIAATKQADHLTPGPFKARIYRPQGWISPVLLVGGRMDGVWSHEVKGGRLKVNVEPFVPLPAWAKKGVKAEAESLAEFLGAGELEVTCAG
- a CDS encoding CPBP family intramembrane glutamic endopeptidase, producing the protein MAGGTLALVARAPSPFAVAVTAAVGAVGGLVAVRSSEALSGGRTRWLLAVALGSVPFLAASTLLMNNPLPRAAGVAIASSVVAAIAEEIFFRRLVYGWLERWGAALAIAGSAALFAAIHVPVYGLGVLPLDFAAGLIFGWQRRATGGWTAPAATHVFANLLASL
- the cysD gene encoding sulfate adenylyltransferase subunit CysD, whose product is MHYTLTHLRALEAEAIHIFREVAAEFEKPVLLFSGGKDSIVMLQVAKKAFYPARIPFPLMHIDTGHNFEEVLEYRDRRVDEVGARLVVASVQESIDKGRVVEDKRPGASRNQLQTTTLLDAIEHHGFDAVFGGARRDEEKARAKERVYSFRDDFGQWDPKNQRPELWSLYNGRHKPGEHIRVFPLSNWTELDIWQYIEEEDIPLPSIYFAHKRPVYLSKGMLMAVHPMAPAPDGADIFEAMVRYRTVGDASCTAAIESTADTVEKVIAEVAATRLTERGATRADDRVSEAAMEDRKKLGYF
- a CDS encoding GTP-binding protein; its protein translation is MELLRFATAGSVDDGKSTLIGRLLYDSKQIFEDQWEAVERTSRDRGESYTNLALLTDGLRAEREQGITIDVAYRYFATPKRKFIIADTPGHVQYTRNMVTGASMADLALILVDARNGIQEQSRRHAILTTLLRVPHIVLCVNKMDLVDYSEDVFESIKEEFSEFAAKLEMGDLSFVPISALNGDNVVTRSANMPWYEGGSLLHLLEDVFIASDRNLIDVRFPVQYVIRPMNDEFHDYRGYAGTVAGGVLKKGDEVMVLPSGFTSHITSIDTADGPIDEAFPPMSVTIRLDDDIDVSRGSMICRPRNKPHVGQDIDAMICWMSEMRTLKAGDRFTIKHTTQVARTIVKDLTYQLDVNTLHRHEDVTELRLNEMGRVTLRTTVPLFYDEYRRNRLTGSFILIDEATNTTVGAGMILGEP